From a region of the Hemibagrus wyckioides isolate EC202008001 linkage group LG14, SWU_Hwy_1.0, whole genome shotgun sequence genome:
- the LOC131364284 gene encoding cilia- and flagella-associated protein 69-like isoform X2, with the protein MSSSEVRRKTPQRSTGSRSQGKTPKVPVIKKDLTENRPDLTEATRHPDLPRVLNLLQDPVSCSLKERHISALKRVVKRCQNGYFLRDLSDVFQILNICAGKSEEHPEYASVLRDLIHVCRLPFLKEKMSDEMNYAGVVTDSLSQMGYLMRVSNVAVQEQICASIISLYSPDKAKHYGNGVCTTSLAYRRELVERSGLAETLLMSLALLEKQLSVKLHVLQALQILSRSSVNCSLILRADGAQKICFHMNEPDPSGQMLFRSTEILWNLLDNGSTEEVTKQLSTTDCIIVLKEAFLHHLLNGFRHYDRQLRNDLLVITTVIAENPSATLIESGFAKQLILFATLPELRSHNPLIRNFKMTFTDEDFEMKKLLLNLIVVLCRDLAAVQLFKESRVMLALMLLVRPGSSESRRSGKARRSWTSVQQEELQLQALAALATVAPLLQDEYMACQANTCLLVLLDWCTQQGTVSFLGHGQGFHGSGGRGGRKAQMRYCLRLLRCMASLSNSLINQDLCDQGAISQLIGLLRRFQERNEEEDAVSLEIQTDVLVTLSSLCEGDVHRKDLFGAEGIEMAVRYLNTDPAQLYSGLGHNRLVLSAVDCVWSCIVGCYTTEDLFLEKEGAFLLLDFIQSSPRSMHNVALATLLELCDNPKTLAHVEAWRGDKELTAPALLLQLWRKEEAEIGVKRDQHGRIADEKKPLLTMYQEQEPLESIPANTPSPAVTDVSENLRAKIYAFFCRLGFEDLPGLSAEDSITLSIVSSYLDFKVAEVWNEVTAELELEGVRPVTPDAEAIGAIARTSEDKVKHVSSLQQSVVDQKEQEDLHQEKHAYEEISLNHKQQELTAKSWEHYVAKTSNYKILKESKLLQERSIESSRPREKPEGFTFHSTQISGLQTTNFCGRVLAIDSTPTELTGGPLANTDLALERVPIQGGALRKVSTSNSDLELPNTVTVT; encoded by the exons ATGAGTTCCAGTGAGGTGCGGAGGAAAACCCCTCAGAGATCCACAGGCTCCAGGTCTCAGGGAAAAACTCCTAAAGTCCCGGTGATTAAAAAGGATCTCACCGAAAACAGACCGGATTTAACCGAG GCTACGAGGCATCCTGACCTTCCCCGTGTCCTAAACCTGCTTCAGGATCCTGTATCA tgCTCCCTGAAAGAACGGCACATCTCTGCCTTAAAGCGAGTGGTGAAGAGATGCCAGAATGGCTAT TTTCTCAGAGATCTCTCGGATGTCTTTCAGATTCTAAACATCTGCGCGGGAAAATCCGAAGAACACCCCGAATATGCTTCCGTGCTGCGTGACCTCATACACGTATGCAG GCTTCCCTTCCTAAAGGAGAAGATGTCTGATGAGATGAACTATGCCGGAGTCGTGACAGACTCGCTCTCTCAGATGG GTTATCTGATGCGGGTGTCAAATGTTGCAGTCCAAGAGCAAATCTGTGCCTCCATCATATCACTCTACAGCCCTGACAAAGCAAAGCACTATGGGAATG gtgtgtgtaccACGAGCCTGGCGTACAGACGTGAGCTGGTCGAGCGCAGCGGTCTGGCGGAGACTCTGCTCATGTCACTGGCCCTCCTGGAGAAGCAGCTGTCGGTCAAACTGCACGTCCTACAGGCATTACAGATCCTCTCCAGGTCTTCTG TGAACTGTAGCTTGATCCTGAGAGCAGATGGAGCCCAGAAAATCTGCTTCCACATGAACGAGCCGGATCCGTCCGGACAGATGCTGTTCCGCTCCACGGAGATCCTCTGGAACCTTCTGGACAACGGCTCCACAGAGGAAGTCACCAAGCAGCTCAGCACCACGGACTGCATCAT CGTCCTGAAAGAGGCTTTCTTGCATCATCTTCTCAATGGCTTCCGACATTACGACCGGCAGCTTCGCAACGACCTTCTGGTAATTACGACCGTGATTGCAGAAAATCCCAGTGCCACACTAATT GAAAGTGGGTTTGCTAAGCAGCTCATCCTTTTTGCGACTCTTCCCGAGT TGAGAAGCCATAACCCTCTGATCAGAAACTTCAAGATGACCTTCACTGATGAGGACTTTGAGATGAAGAAGCTGCTGCTGAACCTGATTGTTGTTCTGTGCAGAGATCTGGCAGCTGTACAG ctgtttaaagagagTCGAGTGATGCTGGCGTTGATGCTGCTCGTTCGGCCCGGTTCCTCCGAGAGTAGACGCAGCGGGAAAGCCAGACGCAGTTGGACGAGCGTCCAGCAGGAGGAGCTTCAGCTGCAGGCTTTGGCCGCTCTGGCCACAGTGGCCCCGCTCCTGCAGGATGAGTACATGGCCTGTCAGGCTAACACCTGCCTGCTCGTGCTTCTGGACTGGTGCACACAGCAAG GAACCGTCTCCTTCTTAGGCCATGGTCAGGGTTTCCATGGCAGCGGAGGTCGAGGTGGACGGAAGGCTCAAATGCGGTACTGCCTGCGTCTGCTCCGCTGCATGGCCTCGCTTAGCAACAGCCTCATCAACCAGGACCTCTGTGACCAGGGAGCAATCAGCCAGCTCATCG GCTTACTGAGACGATTCCAGGAGAGGAACGAGGAAGAGGACGCAGTGTCTCTGGAGATCCAGACCGATGTGCTGGTCACTCTGTCCAGCCTCTGTGAAGGAGATGTGCACAGGAAG GATTTATTCGGAGCGGAGGGCATAGAGATGGCGGTTCGTTATCTGAATACCGACCCGGCTCAGTTGTACAGCGGCCTGGGACACAACAGACTTGTTCTCTCCGCtgtggactgtgtgtg GTCCTGCATTGTCGGCTGTTACACCACAGAGGATTTGTTTCTGGAGAAGGAAGGAGCATTTCTCTTACTTGACTTCATCCAG TCGAGCCCCAGGAGCATGCATAATGTAGCGCTGGCGACACTGCTGGAGCTGTGCGACAACCCCAAAACTCTAGCACACGTCGAGGCCTGGAGGGGCGACAAAGAACTCACTGCTCCGGCCCTGCTGCTGCAACTCTGGAGGAAAGAAGAGGCAGAGATCGGAGTCAAGAGAGACCAGCATGGCCGGATCGCTG ATGAGAAGAAGCCTCTTCTCACCATGTATCAGGAACAGGAGCCTCTGGAGTCCATACCGGCAAACACACCAAGCCCTGCTGTTACAGACGTCTCTGAAAACCTGCGTGCCAAAATCTATGCTTTCTTCTGCAGActag GCTTTGAAGATCTGCCAGGTCTGTCTGCTGAAGACTCCATCACTTTGAGCATAGTGAGCAGCTACCTAGACTTTAAG GTAGCCGAGGTGTGGAACGAAGTCACGGCTGAGCTGGAGCTGGAAGGTGTGAGACCGGTCACTCCGGACGCAGAGGCTATCGGCGCCATCGCCCGGACAAGTGAAGACAAAGTCAAACACGTCTCTTCATTGCAGCAGAGCGTTGTGGACCAGAAAGAGCAGGAAGACCTTCACCAGGAGAAACATGCATACGAAGAG ATCAGCTTAAACCACAAGCAGCAAGAGCTTACAGCCAAATCCTGGGAGCATTATGTTGCTAAGACGTCCAACTACAAGATCttgaag GAGTCAAAGCTACTGCAGGAAAGATCTATCGAGTCATCACGTCCGAGAGAGAAACCAGAGGGTTTTACCTTCCACTCCACTCAGATCTCCGGCCTGCAGACCACT AATTTCTGTGGCCGTGTCTTGGCCATCGACAGCACCCCTACAGAGCTGACTGGTGGACCCCTGGCAAACACAGACCTTGCCCTAGAGAGGGTCCCTATCCAGGGCGGGGCTCTGAGGAAAGTGTCCACTTCCAACTCAGACCTGGAGCTTCCGAACACCGTCACTGTCACATGA
- the LOC131364284 gene encoding cilia- and flagella-associated protein 69-like isoform X1 yields the protein MSSSEVRRKTPQRSTGSRSQGKTPKVPVIKKDLTENRPDLTEATRHPDLPRVLNLLQDPVSCSLKERHISALKRVVKRCQNGYFLRDLSDVFQILNICAGKSEEHPEYASVLRDLIHVCRLPFLKEKMSDEMNYAGVVTDSLSQMGYLMRVSNVAVQEQICASIISLYSPDKAKHYGNGVCTTSLAYRRELVERSGLAETLLMSLALLEKQLSVKLHVLQALQILSRSSAVNCSLILRADGAQKICFHMNEPDPSGQMLFRSTEILWNLLDNGSTEEVTKQLSTTDCIIVLKEAFLHHLLNGFRHYDRQLRNDLLVITTVIAENPSATLIESGFAKQLILFATLPELRSHNPLIRNFKMTFTDEDFEMKKLLLNLIVVLCRDLAAVQLFKESRVMLALMLLVRPGSSESRRSGKARRSWTSVQQEELQLQALAALATVAPLLQDEYMACQANTCLLVLLDWCTQQGTVSFLGHGQGFHGSGGRGGRKAQMRYCLRLLRCMASLSNSLINQDLCDQGAISQLIGLLRRFQERNEEEDAVSLEIQTDVLVTLSSLCEGDVHRKDLFGAEGIEMAVRYLNTDPAQLYSGLGHNRLVLSAVDCVWSCIVGCYTTEDLFLEKEGAFLLLDFIQSSPRSMHNVALATLLELCDNPKTLAHVEAWRGDKELTAPALLLQLWRKEEAEIGVKRDQHGRIADEKKPLLTMYQEQEPLESIPANTPSPAVTDVSENLRAKIYAFFCRLGFEDLPGLSAEDSITLSIVSSYLDFKVAEVWNEVTAELELEGVRPVTPDAEAIGAIARTSEDKVKHVSSLQQSVVDQKEQEDLHQEKHAYEEISLNHKQQELTAKSWEHYVAKTSNYKILKESKLLQERSIESSRPREKPEGFTFHSTQISGLQTTNFCGRVLAIDSTPTELTGGPLANTDLALERVPIQGGALRKVSTSNSDLELPNTVTVT from the exons ATGAGTTCCAGTGAGGTGCGGAGGAAAACCCCTCAGAGATCCACAGGCTCCAGGTCTCAGGGAAAAACTCCTAAAGTCCCGGTGATTAAAAAGGATCTCACCGAAAACAGACCGGATTTAACCGAG GCTACGAGGCATCCTGACCTTCCCCGTGTCCTAAACCTGCTTCAGGATCCTGTATCA tgCTCCCTGAAAGAACGGCACATCTCTGCCTTAAAGCGAGTGGTGAAGAGATGCCAGAATGGCTAT TTTCTCAGAGATCTCTCGGATGTCTTTCAGATTCTAAACATCTGCGCGGGAAAATCCGAAGAACACCCCGAATATGCTTCCGTGCTGCGTGACCTCATACACGTATGCAG GCTTCCCTTCCTAAAGGAGAAGATGTCTGATGAGATGAACTATGCCGGAGTCGTGACAGACTCGCTCTCTCAGATGG GTTATCTGATGCGGGTGTCAAATGTTGCAGTCCAAGAGCAAATCTGTGCCTCCATCATATCACTCTACAGCCCTGACAAAGCAAAGCACTATGGGAATG gtgtgtgtaccACGAGCCTGGCGTACAGACGTGAGCTGGTCGAGCGCAGCGGTCTGGCGGAGACTCTGCTCATGTCACTGGCCCTCCTGGAGAAGCAGCTGTCGGTCAAACTGCACGTCCTACAGGCATTACAGATCCTCTCCAGGTCTTCTG CAGTGAACTGTAGCTTGATCCTGAGAGCAGATGGAGCCCAGAAAATCTGCTTCCACATGAACGAGCCGGATCCGTCCGGACAGATGCTGTTCCGCTCCACGGAGATCCTCTGGAACCTTCTGGACAACGGCTCCACAGAGGAAGTCACCAAGCAGCTCAGCACCACGGACTGCATCAT CGTCCTGAAAGAGGCTTTCTTGCATCATCTTCTCAATGGCTTCCGACATTACGACCGGCAGCTTCGCAACGACCTTCTGGTAATTACGACCGTGATTGCAGAAAATCCCAGTGCCACACTAATT GAAAGTGGGTTTGCTAAGCAGCTCATCCTTTTTGCGACTCTTCCCGAGT TGAGAAGCCATAACCCTCTGATCAGAAACTTCAAGATGACCTTCACTGATGAGGACTTTGAGATGAAGAAGCTGCTGCTGAACCTGATTGTTGTTCTGTGCAGAGATCTGGCAGCTGTACAG ctgtttaaagagagTCGAGTGATGCTGGCGTTGATGCTGCTCGTTCGGCCCGGTTCCTCCGAGAGTAGACGCAGCGGGAAAGCCAGACGCAGTTGGACGAGCGTCCAGCAGGAGGAGCTTCAGCTGCAGGCTTTGGCCGCTCTGGCCACAGTGGCCCCGCTCCTGCAGGATGAGTACATGGCCTGTCAGGCTAACACCTGCCTGCTCGTGCTTCTGGACTGGTGCACACAGCAAG GAACCGTCTCCTTCTTAGGCCATGGTCAGGGTTTCCATGGCAGCGGAGGTCGAGGTGGACGGAAGGCTCAAATGCGGTACTGCCTGCGTCTGCTCCGCTGCATGGCCTCGCTTAGCAACAGCCTCATCAACCAGGACCTCTGTGACCAGGGAGCAATCAGCCAGCTCATCG GCTTACTGAGACGATTCCAGGAGAGGAACGAGGAAGAGGACGCAGTGTCTCTGGAGATCCAGACCGATGTGCTGGTCACTCTGTCCAGCCTCTGTGAAGGAGATGTGCACAGGAAG GATTTATTCGGAGCGGAGGGCATAGAGATGGCGGTTCGTTATCTGAATACCGACCCGGCTCAGTTGTACAGCGGCCTGGGACACAACAGACTTGTTCTCTCCGCtgtggactgtgtgtg GTCCTGCATTGTCGGCTGTTACACCACAGAGGATTTGTTTCTGGAGAAGGAAGGAGCATTTCTCTTACTTGACTTCATCCAG TCGAGCCCCAGGAGCATGCATAATGTAGCGCTGGCGACACTGCTGGAGCTGTGCGACAACCCCAAAACTCTAGCACACGTCGAGGCCTGGAGGGGCGACAAAGAACTCACTGCTCCGGCCCTGCTGCTGCAACTCTGGAGGAAAGAAGAGGCAGAGATCGGAGTCAAGAGAGACCAGCATGGCCGGATCGCTG ATGAGAAGAAGCCTCTTCTCACCATGTATCAGGAACAGGAGCCTCTGGAGTCCATACCGGCAAACACACCAAGCCCTGCTGTTACAGACGTCTCTGAAAACCTGCGTGCCAAAATCTATGCTTTCTTCTGCAGActag GCTTTGAAGATCTGCCAGGTCTGTCTGCTGAAGACTCCATCACTTTGAGCATAGTGAGCAGCTACCTAGACTTTAAG GTAGCCGAGGTGTGGAACGAAGTCACGGCTGAGCTGGAGCTGGAAGGTGTGAGACCGGTCACTCCGGACGCAGAGGCTATCGGCGCCATCGCCCGGACAAGTGAAGACAAAGTCAAACACGTCTCTTCATTGCAGCAGAGCGTTGTGGACCAGAAAGAGCAGGAAGACCTTCACCAGGAGAAACATGCATACGAAGAG ATCAGCTTAAACCACAAGCAGCAAGAGCTTACAGCCAAATCCTGGGAGCATTATGTTGCTAAGACGTCCAACTACAAGATCttgaag GAGTCAAAGCTACTGCAGGAAAGATCTATCGAGTCATCACGTCCGAGAGAGAAACCAGAGGGTTTTACCTTCCACTCCACTCAGATCTCCGGCCTGCAGACCACT AATTTCTGTGGCCGTGTCTTGGCCATCGACAGCACCCCTACAGAGCTGACTGGTGGACCCCTGGCAAACACAGACCTTGCCCTAGAGAGGGTCCCTATCCAGGGCGGGGCTCTGAGGAAAGTGTCCACTTCCAACTCAGACCTGGAGCTTCCGAACACCGTCACTGTCACATGA
- the LOC131364284 gene encoding cilia- and flagella-associated protein 69-like isoform X3 encodes MSSSEVRRKTPQRSTGSRSQGKTPKVPVIKKDLTENRPDLTEATRHPDLPRVLNLLQDPVSCSLKERHISALKRVILNICAGKSEEHPEYASVLRDLIHVCRLPFLKEKMSDEMNYAGVVTDSLSQMGYLMRVSNVAVQEQICASIISLYSPDKAKHYGNGVCTTSLAYRRELVERSGLAETLLMSLALLEKQLSVKLHVLQALQILSRSSAVNCSLILRADGAQKICFHMNEPDPSGQMLFRSTEILWNLLDNGSTEEVTKQLSTTDCIIVLKEAFLHHLLNGFRHYDRQLRNDLLVITTVIAENPSATLIESGFAKQLILFATLPELRSHNPLIRNFKMTFTDEDFEMKKLLLNLIVVLCRDLAAVQLFKESRVMLALMLLVRPGSSESRRSGKARRSWTSVQQEELQLQALAALATVAPLLQDEYMACQANTCLLVLLDWCTQQGTVSFLGHGQGFHGSGGRGGRKAQMRYCLRLLRCMASLSNSLINQDLCDQGAISQLIGLLRRFQERNEEEDAVSLEIQTDVLVTLSSLCEGDVHRKDLFGAEGIEMAVRYLNTDPAQLYSGLGHNRLVLSAVDCVWSCIVGCYTTEDLFLEKEGAFLLLDFIQSSPRSMHNVALATLLELCDNPKTLAHVEAWRGDKELTAPALLLQLWRKEEAEIGVKRDQHGRIADEKKPLLTMYQEQEPLESIPANTPSPAVTDVSENLRAKIYAFFCRLGFEDLPGLSAEDSITLSIVSSYLDFKVAEVWNEVTAELELEGVRPVTPDAEAIGAIARTSEDKVKHVSSLQQSVVDQKEQEDLHQEKHAYEEISLNHKQQELTAKSWEHYVAKTSNYKILKESKLLQERSIESSRPREKPEGFTFHSTQISGLQTTNFCGRVLAIDSTPTELTGGPLANTDLALERVPIQGGALRKVSTSNSDLELPNTVTVT; translated from the exons ATGAGTTCCAGTGAGGTGCGGAGGAAAACCCCTCAGAGATCCACAGGCTCCAGGTCTCAGGGAAAAACTCCTAAAGTCCCGGTGATTAAAAAGGATCTCACCGAAAACAGACCGGATTTAACCGAG GCTACGAGGCATCCTGACCTTCCCCGTGTCCTAAACCTGCTTCAGGATCCTGTATCA tgCTCCCTGAAAGAACGGCACATCTCTGCCTTAAAGCGAGTG ATTCTAAACATCTGCGCGGGAAAATCCGAAGAACACCCCGAATATGCTTCCGTGCTGCGTGACCTCATACACGTATGCAG GCTTCCCTTCCTAAAGGAGAAGATGTCTGATGAGATGAACTATGCCGGAGTCGTGACAGACTCGCTCTCTCAGATGG GTTATCTGATGCGGGTGTCAAATGTTGCAGTCCAAGAGCAAATCTGTGCCTCCATCATATCACTCTACAGCCCTGACAAAGCAAAGCACTATGGGAATG gtgtgtgtaccACGAGCCTGGCGTACAGACGTGAGCTGGTCGAGCGCAGCGGTCTGGCGGAGACTCTGCTCATGTCACTGGCCCTCCTGGAGAAGCAGCTGTCGGTCAAACTGCACGTCCTACAGGCATTACAGATCCTCTCCAGGTCTTCTG CAGTGAACTGTAGCTTGATCCTGAGAGCAGATGGAGCCCAGAAAATCTGCTTCCACATGAACGAGCCGGATCCGTCCGGACAGATGCTGTTCCGCTCCACGGAGATCCTCTGGAACCTTCTGGACAACGGCTCCACAGAGGAAGTCACCAAGCAGCTCAGCACCACGGACTGCATCAT CGTCCTGAAAGAGGCTTTCTTGCATCATCTTCTCAATGGCTTCCGACATTACGACCGGCAGCTTCGCAACGACCTTCTGGTAATTACGACCGTGATTGCAGAAAATCCCAGTGCCACACTAATT GAAAGTGGGTTTGCTAAGCAGCTCATCCTTTTTGCGACTCTTCCCGAGT TGAGAAGCCATAACCCTCTGATCAGAAACTTCAAGATGACCTTCACTGATGAGGACTTTGAGATGAAGAAGCTGCTGCTGAACCTGATTGTTGTTCTGTGCAGAGATCTGGCAGCTGTACAG ctgtttaaagagagTCGAGTGATGCTGGCGTTGATGCTGCTCGTTCGGCCCGGTTCCTCCGAGAGTAGACGCAGCGGGAAAGCCAGACGCAGTTGGACGAGCGTCCAGCAGGAGGAGCTTCAGCTGCAGGCTTTGGCCGCTCTGGCCACAGTGGCCCCGCTCCTGCAGGATGAGTACATGGCCTGTCAGGCTAACACCTGCCTGCTCGTGCTTCTGGACTGGTGCACACAGCAAG GAACCGTCTCCTTCTTAGGCCATGGTCAGGGTTTCCATGGCAGCGGAGGTCGAGGTGGACGGAAGGCTCAAATGCGGTACTGCCTGCGTCTGCTCCGCTGCATGGCCTCGCTTAGCAACAGCCTCATCAACCAGGACCTCTGTGACCAGGGAGCAATCAGCCAGCTCATCG GCTTACTGAGACGATTCCAGGAGAGGAACGAGGAAGAGGACGCAGTGTCTCTGGAGATCCAGACCGATGTGCTGGTCACTCTGTCCAGCCTCTGTGAAGGAGATGTGCACAGGAAG GATTTATTCGGAGCGGAGGGCATAGAGATGGCGGTTCGTTATCTGAATACCGACCCGGCTCAGTTGTACAGCGGCCTGGGACACAACAGACTTGTTCTCTCCGCtgtggactgtgtgtg GTCCTGCATTGTCGGCTGTTACACCACAGAGGATTTGTTTCTGGAGAAGGAAGGAGCATTTCTCTTACTTGACTTCATCCAG TCGAGCCCCAGGAGCATGCATAATGTAGCGCTGGCGACACTGCTGGAGCTGTGCGACAACCCCAAAACTCTAGCACACGTCGAGGCCTGGAGGGGCGACAAAGAACTCACTGCTCCGGCCCTGCTGCTGCAACTCTGGAGGAAAGAAGAGGCAGAGATCGGAGTCAAGAGAGACCAGCATGGCCGGATCGCTG ATGAGAAGAAGCCTCTTCTCACCATGTATCAGGAACAGGAGCCTCTGGAGTCCATACCGGCAAACACACCAAGCCCTGCTGTTACAGACGTCTCTGAAAACCTGCGTGCCAAAATCTATGCTTTCTTCTGCAGActag GCTTTGAAGATCTGCCAGGTCTGTCTGCTGAAGACTCCATCACTTTGAGCATAGTGAGCAGCTACCTAGACTTTAAG GTAGCCGAGGTGTGGAACGAAGTCACGGCTGAGCTGGAGCTGGAAGGTGTGAGACCGGTCACTCCGGACGCAGAGGCTATCGGCGCCATCGCCCGGACAAGTGAAGACAAAGTCAAACACGTCTCTTCATTGCAGCAGAGCGTTGTGGACCAGAAAGAGCAGGAAGACCTTCACCAGGAGAAACATGCATACGAAGAG ATCAGCTTAAACCACAAGCAGCAAGAGCTTACAGCCAAATCCTGGGAGCATTATGTTGCTAAGACGTCCAACTACAAGATCttgaag GAGTCAAAGCTACTGCAGGAAAGATCTATCGAGTCATCACGTCCGAGAGAGAAACCAGAGGGTTTTACCTTCCACTCCACTCAGATCTCCGGCCTGCAGACCACT AATTTCTGTGGCCGTGTCTTGGCCATCGACAGCACCCCTACAGAGCTGACTGGTGGACCCCTGGCAAACACAGACCTTGCCCTAGAGAGGGTCCCTATCCAGGGCGGGGCTCTGAGGAAAGTGTCCACTTCCAACTCAGACCTGGAGCTTCCGAACACCGTCACTGTCACATGA